From Demequina capsici, one genomic window encodes:
- a CDS encoding CinA family protein produces the protein MTSAQDVIAAARAAELSVAVAESLTGGAVCSALVSVPGASHAFVGGVVSYSLSAKHTLLGVPDELLETVGPVSRDVAVAMAEGVRTRLGADVAVSTTGVAGPEPHDGQPPGTVWVGIATARGSDARMHVVAGDREAVRDAAVSWALAAAAQALVEVSHA, from the coding sequence ATGACGTCGGCACAGGACGTCATCGCTGCCGCGCGCGCCGCGGAGCTCTCGGTGGCGGTGGCGGAGTCCCTCACGGGTGGCGCAGTGTGCTCGGCGCTGGTGTCGGTGCCAGGCGCCTCGCACGCGTTCGTGGGCGGCGTGGTCTCGTATTCCTTGAGCGCCAAGCACACGCTGCTGGGCGTGCCTGACGAGTTGCTGGAGACCGTCGGTCCGGTGTCGCGTGACGTCGCCGTCGCGATGGCCGAGGGCGTGCGGACCAGGCTGGGCGCCGACGTCGCGGTGTCGACCACCGGGGTTGCCGGTCCCGAGCCGCACGACGGGCAGCCGCCCGGCACCGTGTGGGTGGGGATCGCGACCGCGCGCGGAAGCGATGCCAGGATGCACGTCGTCGCAGGGGACCGCGAGGCGGTCCGGGACGCCGCGGTGTCGTGGGCTCTGGCCGCTGCCGCGCAGGCGCTGGTCGAGGTTTCACACGCCTGA
- a CDS encoding FtsK/SpoIIIE family DNA translocase, which produces MAQSRSSSRTGTASRSGASKPRSRAPQKKQPPAILRGLRAIGNGISHGIGAVVRSIGDGARDVSPEVRRDGVAVLLLILAVIVAAREWFQMDGGILLGLAHRIFAGTFGVLAFALPVVLVAFAIRLFRAPQENDANQRMMVGGLMVALTLGGLIHLGSGLPSPTDGLGPVQEAGGILGYVIGTPLAALVTVPIAAIILVMLLGLSLLVVAGIPLREAFAKARSLGSGAVGQGRAGKEVDSLDLPDHGSLEGHEAPRRRRSILGRKRHDDDGLDSYEGDEAFQASASVDRAARPGDPFTDPTADSRPAAAARTEVLGAAAPANAERDAPVSPYLAAAHGAAGDVYESDPEAPTEPQEAIPAPPTTRIVPPGEQGELDDTGPYVLPEMKVLAQGPPHKTRSAANDRVVESLQAVFEQFNVDAAVTGFTRGPTVTRYEVELGTGVKVEKITQLSRNIAYAVASPDIRILSPIPGKMAIGIEIPNVDRETVALGDVLRSDNARKNDHPMAIGIGKDVEGGFVMANLAKMPHLLVAGATGAGKSSFVNSMITSILMRATPKEVRMVLVDPKRVELTIYEGIPHLITPIITDPKKAAQALEWVVKEMDTRYDDLALFGFKHIDDFNKAVRAGKVKPLPGSNRRITTYPYLLVIVDELADLMMVAPRDVDDSIQRITQLARAAGIHLVLATQRPSVDIITGTIKANVPSRLAFATSSLADSRVVLDMPGAEKLIGQGDALFLPMGSSKPMRVQGAWVSETEIHAAVEHVKSQAEPQFRDDVIQAQSSAVVAEDIGDDLDDLIAAAELVITTQLGSTSMLQRKLKMGFAKAGRLMDLLETREIVGPSQGSKARDVLVRPDDLAGTLAILRGESPSSDVQGYDDSEDVPWEDS; this is translated from the coding sequence ATGGCACAGTCACGCTCGTCGTCGCGTACCGGCACCGCGAGTCGGTCCGGTGCGTCCAAGCCGCGCTCCCGCGCGCCCCAGAAGAAGCAGCCGCCTGCGATCCTGCGCGGCCTGCGCGCGATAGGGAACGGGATCTCGCATGGCATCGGCGCCGTCGTCCGGTCGATCGGCGACGGGGCTCGCGACGTCAGCCCCGAGGTGCGCCGTGACGGCGTCGCGGTGCTCCTGCTGATCCTCGCCGTGATCGTGGCCGCGCGCGAGTGGTTCCAGATGGACGGCGGCATCCTCCTGGGCCTCGCGCATCGCATCTTCGCGGGGACCTTCGGCGTCCTGGCCTTCGCGCTTCCGGTCGTGCTGGTCGCCTTCGCGATCCGGCTGTTCCGCGCGCCGCAGGAGAACGACGCCAACCAGCGGATGATGGTCGGCGGCCTCATGGTGGCGCTCACCCTCGGCGGCCTGATCCACCTGGGCAGCGGGCTCCCGTCGCCGACCGACGGGCTCGGACCGGTGCAGGAGGCCGGTGGCATCCTCGGATACGTGATCGGCACCCCGTTGGCGGCGCTCGTCACGGTCCCCATCGCCGCGATCATCCTGGTGATGCTGCTCGGGCTGTCGCTGCTGGTGGTCGCAGGCATCCCGCTCCGGGAGGCGTTCGCGAAGGCACGCTCCCTCGGTTCCGGCGCCGTCGGGCAGGGGCGGGCCGGCAAGGAGGTCGACTCGCTCGACCTGCCCGACCACGGCTCGTTGGAGGGCCACGAGGCTCCGCGCAGGCGGCGCAGCATCCTGGGCCGCAAGCGTCACGACGACGACGGCCTCGACTCGTACGAGGGCGACGAGGCGTTCCAGGCGTCCGCGAGCGTGGATCGTGCCGCGCGACCGGGCGACCCTTTCACCGACCCGACGGCCGACTCGCGACCCGCCGCTGCCGCACGTACCGAGGTGCTCGGAGCTGCCGCTCCGGCCAACGCGGAGCGCGACGCTCCTGTGTCCCCCTACCTCGCCGCCGCGCACGGTGCCGCGGGCGACGTCTACGAGTCGGATCCCGAGGCGCCCACGGAGCCGCAGGAGGCGATCCCCGCGCCGCCGACCACGAGGATCGTGCCACCGGGAGAGCAGGGCGAGCTGGATGACACAGGCCCCTACGTGCTGCCGGAGATGAAGGTGCTCGCGCAGGGACCGCCGCACAAGACGCGGTCCGCGGCGAACGACCGTGTGGTCGAGTCGCTGCAGGCCGTGTTCGAGCAGTTCAACGTCGACGCGGCCGTCACCGGCTTCACCCGGGGTCCGACCGTGACGCGGTACGAGGTCGAGCTCGGCACCGGCGTGAAGGTCGAGAAGATCACGCAGCTGAGCCGCAACATCGCCTACGCCGTCGCCAGCCCTGACATCCGCATCCTGTCGCCGATCCCCGGCAAGATGGCGATCGGCATCGAGATCCCCAACGTGGACCGCGAGACGGTGGCTCTCGGCGACGTGCTGCGCTCGGACAACGCTCGCAAGAACGACCACCCCATGGCGATCGGCATCGGGAAGGACGTCGAGGGCGGCTTCGTCATGGCGAACCTGGCGAAGATGCCGCACCTCCTCGTGGCAGGAGCGACGGGCGCAGGAAAGTCCTCGTTCGTGAACTCGATGATCACGTCGATCCTGATGCGCGCCACCCCCAAGGAGGTGCGGATGGTGCTGGTCGACCCGAAGCGCGTCGAGCTGACCATCTACGAGGGCATCCCTCACCTCATCACGCCGATCATCACCGACCCGAAGAAGGCCGCGCAGGCCCTCGAATGGGTCGTCAAGGAGATGGACACCCGGTACGACGACCTGGCGCTGTTCGGGTTCAAGCACATCGACGACTTCAACAAGGCGGTGCGCGCGGGAAAGGTGAAGCCGCTGCCGGGCTCCAACCGTCGCATCACCACCTACCCGTATCTGCTGGTGATCGTCGACGAGCTCGCCGACCTGATGATGGTCGCGCCGCGCGACGTCGACGACTCGATCCAGCGCATCACGCAGCTCGCGCGTGCCGCAGGCATCCACCTCGTGCTGGCGACGCAGCGCCCGTCGGTCGACATCATCACGGGCACGATCAAGGCGAATGTGCCGTCCCGACTCGCGTTCGCCACGTCGTCGCTCGCCGACTCGCGCGTCGTGCTCGACATGCCCGGGGCCGAGAAGCTGATCGGTCAGGGCGACGCGCTGTTCCTGCCCATGGGGTCGTCCAAGCCGATGCGAGTGCAGGGCGCCTGGGTGTCGGAGACGGAGATCCACGCCGCCGTCGAGCACGTCAAGAGCCAGGCCGAGCCGCAGTTCAGGGATGACGTGATCCAGGCGCAGTCGAGCGCTGTGGTCGCGGAGGACATCGGCGACGACCTCGACGACCTGATCGCGGCTGCCGAGCTCGTCATCACCACGCAGCTCGGATCCACATCGATGCTTCAGCGCAAGCTCAAGATGGGCTTCGCGAAGGCGGGACGCCTCATGGACCTGCTGGAGACCCGTGAGATCGTCGGCCCGTCGCAGGGCTCCAAGGCGCGAGACGTCCTGGTACGCCCTGATGACCTTGCCGGTACGCTCGCTATCCTCAGGGGGGAGAGCCCCTCGAGCGATGTGCAGGGCTATGACGACTCTGAGGATGTGCCATGGGAGGACTCGTAG
- a CDS encoding DUF3046 domain-containing protein codes for MRLSEFWLLINDVFGETYAPTLAQDHALTALGSRTCVQALDDGIAPRDVWHALCDELDVPLDRRDGGDRRRVVPPRRR; via the coding sequence GTGCGACTCAGCGAGTTCTGGCTTCTCATCAACGACGTGTTCGGTGAGACGTATGCGCCCACTCTCGCTCAGGATCATGCGCTGACGGCCCTCGGCTCCCGCACCTGCGTGCAGGCGCTCGACGACGGCATCGCGCCCCGCGACGTCTGGCACGCCCTGTGCGATGAGCTTGACGTCCCGCTCGATCGGCGTGACGGTGGCGACCGCCGACGTGTCGTGCCTCCCCGGAGGCGTTGA
- the rny gene encoding ribonuclease Y — protein MDASVIIVMLLGASLVALLLVVFARREAAAERESAHREAEMLRSEARTAVAEATRREQRVSEREKEIAADHRNAQAYARGLDERVEVIARDEKRLLSERQAVVDERAELRAEHARELASLTGTDPDALRKQLKEQVLAEARSAAQSQLRRLERKAEAQATERARQILVDAMQRQTGETTTHATTTWIALPSEEMKGRIIGREGRNIRAFESLTGVNVIVEENVNAVQLSSFDVQRREIAEVTLRALVEDGRIQPQRIEAAYTRALVGAEQRHRQAGLDAIDEAGVKGLPMPVVDALGSLRLRTSFGQTVLAHLVECAQIAASVATEVGADVELARRAAFLHDIGKAFTHERQGTHARLGAEFLAEHGEDPLVVNAVAAHHDEEPQQSLEAALVQVADAVSASRPGARRDDLDAYVQRMESLEKLVGGHAGVSKAVAMAAGREMRVVVAPDEVDDDGARELARTIAEHISQDFTFPGEIKVTVIRELRADAVAG, from the coding sequence GTGGATGCATCAGTCATCATCGTGATGCTCCTGGGTGCCTCGCTCGTGGCGCTGCTGCTGGTCGTGTTCGCGCGCCGTGAGGCTGCGGCGGAACGCGAATCCGCGCATCGCGAGGCGGAGATGCTCCGGTCCGAGGCGCGCACGGCCGTGGCCGAGGCGACCAGGAGGGAGCAGCGCGTCTCAGAGCGGGAGAAGGAGATCGCAGCCGATCACAGGAACGCGCAGGCGTATGCGCGCGGGCTCGACGAGCGCGTCGAGGTCATCGCTCGCGACGAGAAGCGGCTCCTGAGCGAGCGTCAGGCCGTCGTCGACGAACGTGCCGAGCTCCGAGCGGAGCACGCACGTGAGCTCGCCTCGCTCACCGGAACGGATCCGGATGCGCTTCGCAAGCAGCTCAAGGAGCAGGTGCTTGCGGAGGCGCGGTCAGCCGCGCAGTCCCAGTTGCGCCGGCTCGAGCGCAAGGCTGAGGCCCAGGCCACGGAGCGCGCGCGCCAGATCCTCGTCGACGCGATGCAGCGGCAGACCGGTGAGACCACCACGCATGCGACGACCACCTGGATCGCCTTGCCCTCCGAGGAGATGAAGGGACGGATCATCGGTCGAGAGGGGCGGAACATCCGCGCCTTCGAGTCGTTGACCGGGGTCAACGTCATCGTCGAGGAGAACGTGAACGCGGTGCAGCTGTCGTCGTTCGACGTGCAGCGCAGGGAGATCGCGGAGGTCACCCTCCGTGCGCTCGTCGAGGACGGGCGCATCCAGCCGCAGCGCATCGAGGCGGCGTACACGCGAGCCCTGGTGGGCGCCGAGCAGCGTCATCGCCAGGCGGGCCTCGATGCGATCGACGAGGCCGGCGTCAAGGGCCTGCCGATGCCGGTCGTCGATGCCCTCGGCAGCCTGCGCCTGCGCACCTCGTTCGGCCAGACGGTGCTGGCTCACCTCGTCGAGTGCGCACAGATCGCCGCGTCCGTCGCGACAGAGGTCGGCGCCGATGTCGAGCTCGCGCGCAGGGCCGCATTCCTTCACGACATCGGCAAGGCGTTCACGCACGAGCGACAGGGAACTCACGCGCGTCTCGGCGCGGAGTTCCTCGCGGAGCACGGCGAGGATCCGCTCGTCGTCAACGCCGTCGCCGCTCATCATGACGAGGAGCCGCAGCAGTCGCTCGAGGCAGCGCTCGTGCAGGTCGCGGACGCGGTATCGGCGTCGCGACCTGGCGCACGCCGTGACGACCTCGACGCCTATGTCCAACGCATGGAGAGCCTCGAGAAGCTGGTCGGCGGTCATGCGGGCGTGTCCAAGGCGGTCGCCATGGCGGCTGGACGCGAGATGCGCGTGGTGGTGGCGCCCGACGAGGTCGACGACGACGGCGCGCGCGAGCTGGCGCGTACAATTGCTGAGCACATCAGCCAGGACTTCACGTTCCCCGGAGAGATCAAGGTGACGGTGATCCGCGAGCTTCGCGCGGACGCTGTCGCAGGATAG
- a CDS encoding regulatory protein RecX produces the protein MNGRRSGRANQGGPPVDPAERAREIALRLLDHSPRSCAQLREGLLAREVDPEVAEQVIQRYVEVGLLDDGALAATIVRTRHRERGQSRRAIHQELRRKGFDASDIESALDQIGPEDESVAAHALAEARWRRLAGQDDQTRVRRVVAMLGRKGYPPSLAFEVVRALQRADNVGGST, from the coding sequence GTGAACGGTCGCAGGAGCGGGCGGGCCAACCAGGGTGGCCCGCCCGTCGACCCGGCCGAGCGTGCGCGAGAGATCGCGTTACGACTGCTCGATCACTCGCCACGATCGTGCGCGCAGCTGCGTGAGGGGCTTCTTGCCAGGGAGGTCGATCCTGAGGTGGCCGAGCAGGTCATCCAGCGCTACGTCGAGGTCGGGCTGCTGGATGACGGCGCCCTCGCGGCCACGATCGTGCGCACCCGTCATCGTGAACGGGGTCAGTCGCGTCGGGCCATTCACCAGGAGCTGCGGCGGAAGGGCTTCGACGCCTCTGACATCGAGTCGGCGCTCGACCAGATCGGTCCTGAGGACGAATCGGTCGCCGCGCATGCCCTTGCTGAGGCCCGATGGCGCAGGCTTGCAGGGCAGGACGACCAGACGCGCGTGCGGAGGGTCGTCGCGATGCTCGGGCGCAAGGGCTATCCGCCCTCGCTGGCGTTCGAGGTCGTGCGAGCGCTGCAACGTGCCGATAATGTCGGTGGTTCAACCTGA
- a CDS encoding helix-turn-helix domain-containing protein — translation MPILRTELGDVLREARLTQGKTLRDISSAARVSLGYLSEVERGQKEASSELLASISDALDVPMSDLLREVSDRFATAEALEEVAMMPMIPDTAQELLDSMPRR, via the coding sequence ATGCCTATTCTGCGCACCGAGCTGGGCGACGTCCTCCGTGAGGCTCGCCTGACGCAGGGCAAGACCCTGCGGGACATCTCATCGGCCGCGCGCGTGTCGCTCGGCTACCTCTCCGAGGTGGAGCGGGGTCAGAAGGAAGCCTCCTCCGAGCTCCTGGCCTCCATCTCCGACGCGCTCGACGTCCCCATGTCGGACCTCCTCCGCGAGGTCTCGGACCGGTTCGCCACGGCGGAGGCCCTCGAGGAGGTCGCGATGATGCCGATGATCCCCGACACGGCCCAGGAGCTCCTCGACTCCATGCCTCGTCGCTGA
- a CDS encoding putative bifunctional diguanylate cyclase/phosphodiesterase, translating to MGGLVGGADGSVVVVGVLAVLLVFAAATFVFLWRTRLAREARDAAVSRERALRRQFEAVMSSARDGVLITTRRGDVVLLSETAAAILGVTREEMLGRSIARLPLRIVDEHLRPVLSQEVFVPSVDDDVPRIVGVPGRRGAEDIRWVQVSSRLLTGDDDGEPITVTTIMDTSGLREAAEALSRSDAQFRKAMENAPVGMALVDLEWRLMEVNRAFAEMMGSTVVALRGTPFSALSHPQDISAETDQLQRLYDGYQARFSCEKRYVRADGNVVWAVLDVGLVRYPGGAPDHYVVHVRDSTDDRMNSELLAHRAMHDPLTGLANRTLLQEVLQRVLAKSAELEHVGVIAVDLDGFKGLNDRFGHATGDNALVHVAGVLRAAAGSRGTVSRIGGDEFIIVVQSPDCAAAMREIADAIHVGLRRPLQVKRHQIALNASVGIAVADADTVSGGPTSLLSAADAAMYRAKASGRSRTEVYDASMRTASDSQSALALELDDAIRRGDLVLHFQPVYDLPTRLVVGFEALVRWQHPTRGLLLPSAFLPLLEDRNLSVALGTTLVDQAAEFLAAQPGGDTWVSLNVSADQLGNSEFADRVLSSIGRYHLSPQRIVIELTEASLVAPNTRVRHELTELRNAGVPILLDDFGTGVSPLSYLRDLPVSGVKLDMSFVAGIPEDPAGARVSRALGALARELGLATIAEGIETEAQAEFLQGCGWRLGQGWLFGVAQPGQALLDMGLETGLGLIDPRPQEQDDPFASL from the coding sequence ATGGGAGGACTCGTAGGCGGCGCGGACGGGTCCGTCGTCGTCGTCGGCGTGCTCGCGGTGCTGCTCGTCTTCGCCGCGGCGACCTTCGTGTTCCTGTGGCGCACGCGGCTGGCGCGCGAGGCGCGCGACGCGGCCGTGTCGCGCGAGCGGGCGCTCAGGCGCCAGTTCGAGGCCGTCATGTCGTCCGCGCGCGACGGGGTGCTCATCACGACCCGCCGCGGCGACGTCGTCCTGCTGTCAGAGACGGCCGCCGCGATCCTCGGCGTCACCCGCGAGGAGATGCTCGGCCGGTCGATCGCGCGCCTGCCGCTGCGCATCGTCGACGAGCACCTGCGGCCGGTGCTCTCACAGGAGGTCTTCGTGCCGAGCGTCGACGACGACGTCCCCAGGATCGTCGGCGTGCCGGGGCGTCGGGGAGCCGAGGACATCCGATGGGTCCAGGTGTCGTCACGACTGCTCACCGGGGACGACGACGGCGAGCCGATCACCGTGACCACCATCATGGACACCTCGGGTCTGCGTGAGGCCGCGGAGGCGCTCAGCAGATCCGACGCGCAGTTCCGCAAGGCGATGGAGAACGCTCCCGTCGGCATGGCGCTCGTCGACCTCGAGTGGCGCCTGATGGAGGTCAACCGTGCGTTCGCGGAGATGATGGGATCCACCGTCGTGGCGCTGCGGGGCACGCCGTTCTCCGCGCTGTCGCACCCGCAGGACATCTCAGCGGAGACGGACCAGCTGCAACGGCTGTACGACGGCTACCAGGCGCGCTTCAGCTGCGAGAAGCGCTACGTCCGTGCCGACGGGAACGTGGTGTGGGCGGTGCTCGACGTCGGGCTGGTCCGCTACCCGGGCGGCGCGCCCGATCACTACGTGGTCCACGTGCGTGACAGCACGGACGACCGGATGAACTCCGAGCTGCTCGCACACCGTGCGATGCACGACCCGCTCACGGGGCTCGCGAACCGCACGCTTCTTCAGGAGGTGCTGCAACGCGTGCTCGCGAAGAGCGCCGAGCTCGAGCATGTCGGCGTCATCGCCGTCGACCTCGACGGCTTCAAGGGGCTCAACGACCGGTTCGGCCATGCGACCGGCGACAACGCCCTGGTGCACGTGGCGGGCGTGCTGCGTGCCGCCGCCGGCAGCAGGGGCACGGTCTCGAGGATCGGCGGAGACGAGTTCATCATCGTGGTGCAGAGTCCCGACTGCGCTGCGGCGATGCGCGAGATCGCGGATGCGATCCACGTGGGCCTTCGTCGGCCGTTGCAGGTGAAGCGCCACCAGATTGCGCTCAACGCGTCCGTGGGCATCGCCGTCGCCGACGCGGACACGGTGTCGGGCGGTCCCACGTCGCTCCTCAGCGCCGCCGATGCGGCGATGTACCGTGCGAAGGCGTCGGGACGCTCACGCACGGAGGTCTACGACGCGTCCATGCGGACCGCCTCCGACTCGCAGTCCGCCCTCGCGCTCGAGCTGGACGACGCGATCAGGCGCGGAGACCTCGTGCTGCACTTCCAGCCCGTCTACGACCTCCCCACCCGGCTCGTGGTCGGCTTCGAGGCGCTGGTGCGGTGGCAGCATCCCACCCGCGGGCTGCTCCTGCCCAGCGCGTTCCTGCCGCTGCTCGAGGACCGCAACCTGTCTGTCGCGCTCGGCACCACGCTCGTCGACCAGGCGGCGGAGTTCCTCGCCGCGCAACCCGGGGGCGACACGTGGGTGTCCCTGAACGTGTCGGCGGACCAGCTGGGGAACTCGGAGTTCGCGGACAGGGTGCTCAGCTCGATCGGGCGGTACCACCTGAGCCCGCAGCGGATCGTGATCGAGCTCACCGAGGCGTCCTTGGTGGCGCCCAACACCCGGGTGCGGCACGAGCTCACCGAGCTGCGCAACGCCGGCGTGCCGATCCTCCTCGACGACTTCGGGACCGGCGTCTCGCCGCTGTCCTACCTCAGGGATCTCCCGGTCTCCGGGGTGAAGCTCGACATGTCCTTCGTGGCGGGCATCCCCGAGGACCCTGCCGGCGCGCGCGTGTCCCGCGCGCTCGGTGCGCTCGCGCGCGAGCTGGGGCTCGCGACGATCGCGGAAGGCATCGAGACCGAGGCTCAGGCGGAGTTCCTCCAGGGGTGCGGCTGGAGGCTCGGGCAGGGGTGGCTCTTCGGCGTCGCGCAGCCTGGTCAGGCGCTGCTCGACATGGGCCTGGAGACGGGCTTGGGCCTGATCGACCCACGTCCTCAGGAGCAGGACGACCCGTTCGCGTCGCTCTAG
- the recA gene encoding recombinase RecA gives MAQAADRAKALEAALGQIDRQFGKGSAMRLGEQQRVAVEAIPTGSLALDIALGIGGLPRGRIVEIYGPESSGKTTVALHAVASVQRAGGVAAFIDAEHALDPEYARKLGVDTDNLIVSQPDTGEQALEIADILVRSGGIDILVIDSVAALVPKAEIEGEMGDSHVGLQARLMSQALRKITGALNNTGTTAIFINQLREKIGVFFGSPETTTGGKALKFYASVRLDVRRIETLKDGTDPVGNRTRVKVVKNKMAPPFKQAEFDILYGHGISSEGGIIDLGVEHGFVKKSGAWYTYEGDQLGQGKENARNFLKDNPQLAQEIERKVKAKLGVGQPVDPAVVVEPEAVVDDDAAAGAKAGAKRGQKADF, from the coding sequence ATGGCACAGGCAGCAGATCGCGCGAAGGCCCTCGAGGCGGCGCTCGGACAGATCGACCGGCAGTTCGGCAAGGGATCCGCGATGCGCCTCGGCGAGCAGCAGCGCGTGGCTGTGGAGGCCATCCCCACCGGCTCGCTCGCGCTCGACATCGCGCTCGGCATCGGAGGGCTTCCGCGAGGCCGCATCGTCGAGATCTATGGGCCCGAGTCGTCGGGTAAGACCACGGTGGCCCTGCACGCGGTCGCGAGCGTCCAGCGTGCTGGCGGAGTGGCGGCATTCATCGATGCCGAGCATGCGCTCGACCCCGAGTACGCCCGCAAGCTCGGAGTGGACACGGACAACCTGATCGTGTCACAGCCCGACACGGGTGAGCAGGCGCTCGAGATCGCCGACATCCTGGTGCGTTCGGGCGGCATCGACATCCTCGTCATCGACTCGGTCGCGGCCCTCGTCCCCAAGGCGGAGATCGAGGGGGAGATGGGCGACTCCCACGTGGGCCTCCAGGCGCGGCTCATGTCGCAGGCGCTTCGCAAGATCACCGGTGCGTTGAACAACACCGGGACCACGGCCATCTTCATCAACCAGCTGCGAGAGAAGATCGGCGTGTTCTTCGGCTCTCCGGAGACCACCACGGGTGGAAAGGCGCTGAAGTTCTACGCCTCGGTCCGCCTGGATGTGCGACGCATCGAGACGCTCAAGGACGGGACGGACCCGGTTGGCAACAGGACTCGCGTGAAGGTCGTCAAGAACAAGATGGCACCGCCCTTCAAGCAGGCGGAGTTCGACATCCTGTACGGCCACGGCATCTCGTCCGAGGGCGGGATCATCGACCTCGGAGTCGAGCACGGATTCGTCAAGAAGTCCGGCGCTTGGTACACGTACGAGGGAGATCAGCTCGGTCAGGGCAAGGAGAACGCGCGCAACTTCCTGAAGGACAACCCGCAGCTGGCGCAGGAGATCGAGCGCAAGGTGAAGGCGAAGCTCGGCGTGGGCCAGCCCGTCGATCCGGCGGTCGTGGTCGAGCCCGAAGCAGTGGTCGACGATGACGCAGCGGCGGGTGCCAAGGCTGGCGCCAAGCGCGGCCAGAAGGCCGACTTCTGA
- the pgsA gene encoding CDP-diacylglycerol--glycerol-3-phosphate 3-phosphatidyltransferase has protein sequence MTSALPNLLTVLRLIAVPVVVVALVLDGGADGAWRWAALAVFVAAAITDYLDGYLARRWKVVSDFGKLADPIADKALVLASLVTLVVTDGLAWWPVAIIAFREVYVTVGRLLVASDVVIAASRGGKLKTVLQIASVTFALWPHGPAWLDALAWILLLGATAVALVSGIDYGIRIAQARHAHPPQPGDRRLPEPEAGGFPE, from the coding sequence GTGACCTCCGCGCTGCCCAACCTGCTGACGGTGCTGCGGCTCATCGCCGTCCCCGTGGTGGTCGTCGCGCTGGTGCTCGATGGGGGAGCGGACGGCGCCTGGCGGTGGGCCGCGCTCGCAGTCTTCGTCGCCGCCGCGATCACGGACTATCTGGACGGCTACCTGGCGCGTCGCTGGAAGGTCGTGTCGGACTTCGGCAAGCTGGCGGACCCGATCGCGGACAAGGCGCTCGTGCTCGCCTCGCTCGTCACGCTCGTCGTGACCGACGGGCTCGCCTGGTGGCCGGTGGCGATCATCGCCTTCCGGGAGGTGTACGTCACGGTCGGCCGGCTCCTGGTGGCGTCGGACGTCGTCATCGCCGCCTCACGTGGCGGCAAGCTGAAGACGGTGCTGCAGATCGCCTCCGTCACGTTCGCTCTGTGGCCCCACGGACCGGCCTGGCTCGACGCGTTGGCCTGGATCCTCCTGCTCGGTGCGACCGCCGTCGCGCTGGTGTCGGGGATCGACTACGGGATCCGCATCGCTCAGGCGCGCCACGCCCATCCGCCCCAGCCCGGCGACCGGCGGCTCCCTGAGCCCGAGGCCGGGGGGTTCCCGGAATGA